The DNA sequence GTGCTGAGTCGTCTGTGGAAAAGAGTGACTGGAACCGGGAAGAGAGCCAGAAGGCGTTTGTAACTGTGGACAAGTTTGTTCCTTGTGCTCGTCGTTTCCTGAAGAATAGATGATGCTGAAAGCTTTTAAGCGGGTCGTCAAGTGGCACATTGGACAAGTGAGTGAGGATTTGAGATATCTGAAGGTCCGAAAGTCTTTGATTGGTATCCAATATGCCATTTGACTGTATGGCATGATATGCTACTCATAATAAGCGTTTTTCCTGCTATAATTGTGAAGTTGGGGCATTTAACTTACATGCCATCTTGTTGAGAATGACATCCATCTTCGTAGCCGCTAGGTCTTGCTGAGACTGAATAACGGTGAATATTTGATTCAAGTCGCGAGGTTCAGTCCGTGATGCCGCGATCAATTGCAGTTGAGACTGAATGACTTTTATTTTCTGATGCATATCACGACATTCAGCCTGCATTGCCGCGGCAGCCAACTGATCGATTCTTCGAGAATTTTCCGCGATTTCATCGACCAGGTCGGCGTAAACACGATGCAGGGGCCGTGTGACGCTGTGAAGAAAATGCGAGAGTTTCTCTTGCTTATACCAATCATAGGCCTTCAGCAAGAAGTTGAGGACCGAGGCGTATAGCTCTTCGAGCGCTACTTTCATCTGAGGTGTCGGGTAAAGATCCGATGAAAGCTGAGCTCGGGGGAGGCTCTCGGCAATTTGAGCGATGGACTTTGCTAAGAGCTGAATGGTCTTTTCATGCTCCATGGCCGCCTAGAATGAACAGATGTTCAGTAACACTCTTCTGTCTAGATGTTGGGCTCATCTTCGAGGGACTAACATACTGTGAATAGAAATTTCATGGCTCCCCACGCAAGCGATCCATATTGAGGATTGTGCGGCACAAACACGTCAAATACATTGGAAAAGTATATAACGCTTTTTGCGCTTTTCTGCAGCCATTTTATTGCTTTTGggtttttgtttctctttttatgCTCGAGTATAGATCGACCCACTGTTTCTTGGATATCTTTCAGAGATGTTGCGTTTTGGAAGATGGACTTGACATTTTTGCTTTGgttgccatcttctgcaaATCGCTCAACAGCGGCTTGGAATGCTTCTTCGGCGACGCTGGATGTAGATTCCGACTCCATGACGCTGGATTTGCCGCAGTTTCTAGTATGCCACTGTTGGGAATTCTCTGTGGGTGTCAGTCATTAAGACTCATCGCTGCCTAGATAGgtagctacatgtatgtcATAGCTATCGAGCCGGAGCAAAATCGGCACGATGCGGTGATGCGGCGATGCCACCAAGTCCTACCTGATGGGCGCAGGCAGTGAGACGCAGTCGAGGCGCAGTCGAGTCACTACATACGCCCAACAAGTGACACGAGGCGGAAAGCCAAGGGAATTTACCGGGTGGCAACACTGGCTATCCAAGGTAGTTACATGTATTATCATCCAATAGGTGATAGAACCTGGTATATGTTGGCATGTTCCTTTGGCCAAGGGAGGAGAGTAGGCTACATGTGCATGCACGTATGCCTTAGGCCTCCTCTATGGTAGATATATCTATGTGCCCCAGACGCCATTATCGCTTCCATCTAATTTCCACTGTATCGACAAGAGTTTGTTGCACACATATTGAATCAAGATGCGACAATACGCACATGTTAGGCCGCTGCCACAGAGTCTGAAGCCGCCAGAGAGTCCGGAGAGGTCAGAAAGCCCGGGACGCGATGACGACATTGCGGACGATATCGTCGCCCAAGATGTAGCTCTAAAGCAAACTCACTACACCATCTCCAGAGATGAGATTTTATTGGgaggcgccaaagaagacaaaTTCCAAGTTTTACGGACCGAGGCGGATAATAAACAGTATCAAAAAGAGATTCAACCATATACATCGCTTCAACCACATCACCTATCAAGGGCTCAACGGATGCAGATGGGATTACCTTCCCAAGCATTTCACTTTTATAACGATAATCCCATGAAAACAAGACCTGCTCAGTATGGCACTAGCGACGCAAGCAATCATGGTGTCTATGGCTTTCAGCCCAACACACTGGGGAGTGCGCCAAGCCAGCCTGATGCTTTGATCTCGTTTTTAAAAGAAGAACTCGAGACACTTCAAATGGAAAATGAGAAGCTGCAAAAACTACAGAAGCTACAGCGAGAAGATAAACCTGTAGTCAATTTCGAAGTGCTTCACTACATTTCGAGCGAGGCAGGAACAGAGACATGTTATCTTGGGAGGCCATATTGGGCTACAAGTAGCGAAGGACCTCAGCTTAAAGCAAAGTCGTCTATCTTATACCCTGATGCGTATATTCAATACAAATCGCCCGCATTTATCGTCGAGCGATATTACTCCGGTGTCGAAGATATACCAGCAGAATCCATCGACGCTCGACAGCAGAATCAGATTCCGAGTCCCATCCCTACAAGCGAAATGATACGGTTCGTCTCAAATGACATGAAAGAAGCTATAAAAGCACTTGTGAAGAATAACGAAGatctgaagaagaaagattcGCAGCTTTTTACGGGCGAACAGATGCAAGCGCCATACctttggtggtggtgctACCGTGGCAAACCAAATATTTGTGATAATATGTCACTACCGCAGAAAGAGCTCATTAAGAATCTAACTAATTGGATAGATGATAATTACAGTGAATTATATAGCCGAATCGACAGCCAATTCGAACTCGGGATGGTCTCGGAAAAGTCCTTGAGATTCTTGATACAGCCCGGGGATGTTCTGATTCGCATGAATGGAGACAGTCCCGAGGCACATCTGGCAATATCTTCTTTGAATATAGTAGACAAAGAAAAGTCCTCTTTTAACCTTTCAGACGATTTCCTAAACAGTTTCAACGGAGCTAGCAGATTACATGCAGCTCTGTCACCAACAAAGAAAGATCAGCAACAAGAATGGGAGGTTGATGTATGGTCATACGGATATAACGGCAACTTTTTCAGGGTGAAGAGGAAGCTTATTACAAGGTTTTCTGCCGATATCGAAAATGCTGAAATCCCGATTCGGAATTTGGGTGTATATCCACTTCGATTCGCCTCGCATGAACTACGTGGATCTCTAGAGCAACGAGGAAAAATAttttggagctgccggcACAAGAAGTATATTTCGTATgctaaagaaacaaaagaagattcagctgtcagtttttttttcccccagAGTCTTAAGACGATGAGACATTGGATTTTGTACTAAACTTGACCACAGGCAGGGCAACGTTATATGATCGACTATCCTACTGACCGAGCGCTGCATCCCGAATCTGAAGATAAATGGGGGTTTGAGCCCGAAACTAAGGTAGATACGATGTTCATAGAGCAAGAAACGCCGTCTGAGCCCGACATATATCTGCTACCTCGGACGATTCTTGGCTTCAATCTACGACGAAAACAGTGGGGTGCGCATTCTCAAATCAAGAAGGCTCATAGTGCTTCGCTAACCAATCTACTGCAACTCAGAGGACCTCAATGTGGATCTGATCAAAGAAATATCCTGGAATAAAGACGCTTTTAAGCATCTTGTCGCGGATCCCGAAACCAAGGAACTAGTTCAAACCCTCGTCACAAACAAAATTGCAGCCGAGAGAGGAACCGATCTCATACAGAACAAGGGAAACGGGCTAATCATGCTTCTCCATGGAGGTCCGGGAACCGGCAAGACGTTCACCGCTGAGAGCGTTGCTGAGATGGCGGAGAAACCTCTCTACGCTGTGACTTGCGGCGATATTGGAACTGAACCAGAAAAGACAGAGAAATACTTGGAGTccgtcttccatcttggcAAAATGTGGGGATGCGTGGTTCTTTTGGATGAGGCCGAGGTATTTCTCGAACAGCGCTCTCTCAACGACTTAGCGCGTAATGCTCTTGTGTCAGTCTTTCTACGCGCGTTGGAATATTACGATGGCATCCTCATCCTAACGTCAAACCGCGTCGGCACCTTTGACGAGGCATTCAAGTCGCGTATACAGTTGGCTCTGCACTACAAGCCGCTGACACAGCCGCAACGAGCTCGGATCTGGCTCAACTTCTTTAGTCATCTTAAGTCCCTTGAAGAGAACACTATTGACTATGATGACATCGAGAGCTATATCGATGAGCTATCCGAGCATGAGATGAATGGGCGTCAAATACGCAACGTGATTACCACTGCCAGGCAATGGGCTCAGTTTCGAGACAGTAGGATGAAAGCAATTCATTTGATGGATACTATAAAAGTGACTGGCAAATTCGATACTTACATCAAGGACGTGAAGGAGGGATACTCCGATGATCAAATAGCAAGAGGGGATGGAGTGCGATAGAGATTGCAATGAAAAGGGGCAAGGCGGGATTGGCATAAATTGAAGTAGGCCAAAGTGGCGATATTTGGTATGACTAGTTTTACAAGTATATTGAAGAATATCATATAAATTAATGCAATATGTTTACTACTCTACTTGGCTAGATTCCAATATCAACCCAAGCCGGACCAAAAGTTGTACTCCAGAGCTGGGTTTCCTGATTGAGTTCATGCCGCTTCTGCAACTTCAATAACTTGTCATGAATATGCTCAAGCCGCACACCAGCACCCCAGCATATCCCACCACTGATTATCGCTTGCTACAGCCAGTCTATGGCTAACTTGAAATTGCCAACGCAGTCGTATATCTTGGCAATATCCTCCATAGTCCATACCGCCCACTCGTCGTGGCTCTGGGGATCTGGCATGGATTCTTTAGTAGTGTCGAAGGGCTGCTGGCCCACAATCTTGAAGTAAACGTCGAAGGCCAAGTCCCATTTACACTGGGTAATGTAGTTATGCTCCAAGCGACGGGCCAACTAGCGCTCTTGGGGTGTCTAATCCCAGAGCTCATTGTAGACGTATAACGCTTCGTCATAGTGGCCACGACGTAGCAAAGTAGTCAAAATCTCCTCGGCGAGCATCCTTAGCTGATTTACTGGGTCAAGATTGGCGCGTAAGCGGTCTACGATGAATGTGAGCGCCCTTACTGACTAGTCTGCGCTGTCCATGTCTTCATGTAGCCTGGAGATGACCACCGCAATGCTCCATCGAGGCAGGTGCTTGATGACCAATTTGTAGAGATACGCGAGCAACGTCTTCTGGAACTGTGGATTGACCGCTGTGTTGATGGGAGACAAGGTGCTGAGGATCTCAACCAGGGCGACGGCAGATCCATCGCCGAAGACGTCGTCAGAATTGACTGTCAGGGATTCCCGTAACGACTGCTGGGCTTTTGGCAAATCTGTAAATTTTGAAAAGGTAGATACTGTCACTGCACCGTCCAGAAACGTGTTTTCATGACTGTACGTTCTGGCTGGAAGTTGCCCTTGGTATAGTATGTTCGGATGTAGAAGAGCACGAGCTCCAGATGGGCACACATGACACTACCATAGAGCACCGGCTTTGGGCCCGGGAACATTCTGCGCTCAATATGAGCCCGCATCTGTTTCTTTGCGCCCCCCGAGCCAAAGGAGAATTCCCGGATAAGGGGCTCTCAGACCGGGGGCTCGCAGACGGAGGTGTCAAGATTAGCTGAGAGTCGGCATCCGGTGAAGTATCAGACAATGCTTCGCTCCCTAGTAACATGGCTTCTATGGAATCGGTGTATGCACTTTTCTCTAAGCTGGTGGAACAAGTGCCCAGAGTGCTCAAGGGCTGCGGCTATGCGGGTGTCAGACGAAGGTCTTCGACATCTGTCGATAATGTAGTGCGCCGCGCTTCAAAGCTGGCGAGCTGTTGAGTCGACGCATTGCCGCCCACGATGGCCTTGTCTTTGATTAGCTGTTGCTCTATACCTACCACTGAGAGCTCTCACAGCAGATTTGCGTGTAACCGACCCAGTCTCTCCAGCTTATCCGGCAACTCTCTTCCCATCTTGAGGGACATTACCGACTTCCAAACTCGGCTATCGGAGACAAGAATTCATTCATCTCATCTATTGCCTCGCGGAGAACTGTGACGGTTTGCATGATATGATTCATACGGCCAGGCGAGTTGATGTGCTGGTAGAGTTCGGAATCCTGCTTCAGCAAGCCAGAGCAAAGGTAATCAAAATGTGACGCGGAAGTTTTCATTACTCCGAGCAGCTTGGAAAGCTTGTATGGGACCTCGCAAAGATGTTTGGTTATACGGAGGACCAAACCCTCATGACCCGCGCCCATTGGTAAACCATCCAGGTTGCCAGATTACTGGGTTTTTGGTATATTTGGATCGACGCTCTTTGCATCATACAGGGTGACAAAGGCGAGGGCAGAGTCCCCGAAATCTATCGCTAAGCAGACGTCACTCTCCTCGCAGGCAGGAATCCCGATAGTCGCTAGGGATTCGTCAGCCTCGCCGTCCGGTCGCCCCGGCGGCCCGTCAAAATGCCATGTCAACAAAACTTCAGCAGCCGAACGGTGATGTTCGCTAACCAGCAGCCTATCTTCTGACGTCAACACTGGAGTGGCCAAAGTGCTTCGGGAAGAATTGTTCAAAGTAAACGGCGGTGCCGAACCCAGATATCTGGCCACTATCTAAGAGGTGGAAAATACAAAGGAAAatcaaaagaataaagacATTTCATCCCCAAtgtctcttgtttctccTTGGGAAGTTAGATTACGCACATGTTCCCCCTAGGTAACTTCCATTCTTTAAAAAGAGACACTCTCAACACcgttcttctttggctggaTATTTTGTAAGAATATGAGAAAATGTCACCGGAGCAAATACAAGGTGTGCCATATCAAACTATCATTCACCATCACCTTGAAGTATTCTTAACAAGAACCCACTTTGAGTTAGCCGCTATGTCTGCGCTCTGCTTCAAGctctgcctctctttcaCGCAGCATCTTTACAATATCTGCATTGCGATTTGCAGCTGCCCGACAAAGCGGCGTCCTACCTTTATTATCCGTTGCCTCAATATCAGCTccattctccagcagcaactttACAATATCTGTAAAACCATATGCAGCTGCCCCCCACAGCGGCGTCTCACCGTTTTCATCCGTTGCCTCAATATCAGCTCctttctccagcagcaactttACAATATCTGCATGACCTTCTAAAGCTGCCCAATACAGCGACGTCTGGCGGTATTTATCCGCTGCCTCAATATCAGCTCCATTatccagcagcatctttaCTATATCTGCATGACCATTTGCGGCTGCCCCCCACAGCGGCGTCTCACCGCGTTTATTCGTTGCCTCAATATCAGCTCCTTTCTCAAGCAGCATCTTTACAATATCTGCATAATCTCtgctcgccgccaaagataACGGCGTCTCACCGTATATACCCTTTGCCTCGATATTGGATCCTTTTTCAAGGCACAGCTTAGCAACAGCGGTGAGCCCAAAGTACGATGCCCATATAAGCTCAGTAGTGTCCTTGCCCGGAGATCTTAAATTTGTGCCCCCCCTGCGCGATTTTATAGCACAATGAGCGAATTTTTGAATCTGGGTCACAAATTCGCATAGTGGAGGGTACAATAGCAGCGTCATCATCAATGTGCGCTTCGCGGAAATGCTCGATCCAATTCTTAGCCGCGTAGTCCAAAAAGTCTAGAAAGTTCTTATGTCTCAAGCGAATCTCTTCTATTTCTCTCATAAACTTGTAATTAGAATTGAATAAGTCAAGATATATGACACAGAGCTCCGCCAGAGTAGCGTGTGCTCGGCGAAGAGAAATAGAGCGCTGCCAGCTCGACAATGGCAGGCTAATAGCAGGCGACGCCGTTTCTGAGAGGAGAAACTCTCTTGCAgtctgatgaagaaaataGACCCTATCATGATGTATTGAGATGAATAAGCCACATAGGGATCTGATTCGTAACTTGAAGGATTCTGTGTCCTCCATATCAAGGTCGTAGGTATTTTGTGATGTTTTGACTAGACTTGTGGCAACATTCATTTCCGCGACGGTTAGCGGTCTGTGGGCGGCCAAAACAATGCTCAGAGCTTTTTCCACCGCCTGACGTTCCTTGGACTTATTGAGGATACGTTCGTATGCCTCGCTAATACTGCCGGGAAGCGTATCTATAGTAGACTCGATCCcctttttagtttttttgTAGATACCCTCTTCTAGGTGCTTGAAAATAAGGTATACCCAGAG is a window from the Trichoderma atroviride chromosome 5, complete sequence genome containing:
- a CDS encoding uncharacterized protein (EggNog:ENOG41), which gives rise to MFPGPKPVLYGSVMCAHLELVLFYIRTYYTKGNFQPEHLPKAQQSLRESLTVNSDDVFGDGSAVALVEILSTLSPINTAVNPQFQKTLLAYLYKLVIKHLPRWSIAVVISRLHEDMDSAD
- a CDS encoding uncharacterized protein (EggNog:ENOG41) — protein: MESESTSSVAEEAFQAAVERFAEDGNQSKNVKSIFQNATSLKDIQETVGRSILEHKKRNKNPKAIKWLQKSAKSVIYFSNVFDVFVPHNPQYGSLAWGAMKFLFTAAMEHEKTIQLLAKSIAQIAESLPRAQLSSDLYPTPQMKVALEELYASVLNFLLKAYDWYKQEKLSHFLHSVTRPLHRVYADLVDEIAENSRRIDQLAAAAMQAECRDMHQKIKVIQSQLQLIAASRTEPRDLNQIFTVIQSQQDLAATKMDVILNKMASYHAIQSNGILDTNQRLSDLQISQILTHLSNVPLDDPLKSFQHHLFFRKRRAQGTNLSTVTNAFWLSSRFQSLFSTDDSALALMRGNFATRQVLQDLCIDVIDHLRCSNIPTLWALKKAPTPTNEQAQLSIADLLKYLIFQALQLNESLKTEKTMAWRCAQFQRATTATELFQLLLAALDGLGRQIYLVIDLETIEESLQSVDGFNIVSAFLQSFHASQSPNTRLKIIIVQYGANSSEMQLDSDAALAIVPVRTIGRGRKQGKEIRQKVKTAVRRGMTNRRS
- a CDS encoding uncharacterized protein (EggNog:ENOG41) codes for the protein MRQYAHVRPLPQSLKPPESPERSESPGRDDDIADDIVAQDVALKQTHYTISRDEILLGGAKEDKFQVLRTEADNKQYQKEIQPYTSLQPHHLSRAQRMQMGLPSQAFHFYNDNPMKTRPAQYGTSDASNHGVYGFQPNTLGSAPSQPDALISFLKEELETLQMENEKLQKLQKLQREDKPVVNFEVLHYISSEAGTETCYLGRPYWATSSEGPQLKAKSSILYPDAYIQYKSPAFIVERYYSGVEDIPAESIDARQQNQIPSPIPTSEMIRFVSNDMKEAIKALVKNNEDLKKKDSQLFTGEQMQAPYLWWWCYRGKPNIYDNYSELYSRIDSQFELGMVSEKSLRFLIQPGDVLIRMNGDSPEAHLAISSLNIVDKEKSSFNLSDDFLNSFNGASRLHAALSPTKKDQQQEWEVDVWSYGYNGNFFRVKRKLITRFSADIENAEIPIRNLGVYPLRFASHELRGSLEQRGKIFWSCRHKKYISYAKETKEDSAAGQRYMIDYPTDRALHPESEDKWGFEPETKVDTMFIEQETPSEPDIYLLPRTILGFNLRRKQWEDLNVDLIKEISWNKDAFKHLVADPETKELVQTLVTNKIAAERGTDLIQNKGNGLIMLLHGGPGTGKTFTAESVAEMAEKPLYAVTCGDIGTEPEKTEKYLESVFHLGKMWGCVVLLDEAEVFLEQRSLNDLARNALVSVFLRALEYYDGILILTSNRVGTFDEAFKSRIQLALHYKPLTQPQRARIWLNFFSHLKSLEENTIDYDDIESYIDELSEHEMNGRQIRNVITTARQWAQFRDSRMKAIHLMDTIKVTGKFDTYIKDVKEGYSDDQIARGDGVR